The proteins below come from a single Halomonas binhaiensis genomic window:
- a CDS encoding LysR family transcriptional regulator: MDRFDAMRLYARVVELGSFTQAAEQLAISRASASTIIRQLEARLGVRLLQRTTRQVSTTLDGQSYYQHCRDILAQIEETESALSQVAHQPHGRLRVDLPASLGRLVVMPALPDFHQRFPDIVLEIGIGDRMVDLVREGVDCVVRIGVLEDSSLVARPLATLEQVTCASAEYLNLHGVPTELAELEGHRCVAYQSPTTGRPDPLAFRVADKEVPWDMPANVAVNHGEAYVAACEAGFGIIQVPRYHVERQLQAGSLVEILPQYRLTPLPMAVLYPHHRHLSPRLRVFIDWLVELFSGEL, translated from the coding sequence ATGGACCGCTTCGATGCCATGCGGCTCTACGCCCGGGTCGTGGAACTCGGCAGCTTCACCCAGGCCGCCGAGCAACTGGCAATATCCAGGGCCTCGGCCAGCACCATCATTCGCCAGCTGGAAGCCCGCCTGGGCGTGCGCCTGTTGCAACGTACCACACGCCAGGTCAGCACCACCCTGGATGGTCAGTCCTATTATCAGCACTGTCGCGACATTCTGGCCCAGATCGAAGAAACCGAAAGTGCGCTGTCCCAGGTGGCGCACCAGCCGCATGGTCGGCTACGAGTCGATCTGCCGGCGTCCCTGGGGCGCTTGGTGGTCATGCCGGCGTTACCGGATTTTCACCAGCGCTTCCCGGACATTGTGCTTGAAATCGGTATTGGCGATCGCATGGTCGACCTGGTGCGTGAAGGCGTGGATTGTGTGGTGCGCATCGGTGTGCTGGAAGATTCCTCGCTGGTCGCCAGGCCCTTGGCAACCCTGGAGCAGGTAACCTGTGCCAGCGCGGAGTATCTGAATCTTCATGGTGTACCGACCGAACTTGCTGAACTGGAAGGCCATCGCTGCGTGGCCTATCAGTCGCCGACCACCGGACGGCCGGATCCACTGGCGTTTCGCGTTGCTGACAAGGAAGTGCCCTGGGATATGCCCGCCAATGTCGCTGTCAATCACGGCGAAGCCTACGTGGCCGCCTGTGAAGCGGGCTTTGGCATCATCCAGGTGCCGCGTTACCATGTCGAGCGGCAACTGCAGGCGGGGAGTCTGGTCGAGATCCTGCCGCAGTATCGTCTGACGCCTTTGCCCATGGCAGTGCTCTATCCGCACCATCGCCACCTGAGTCCACGCTTGCGAGTGTTCATCGATTGGCTGGTAGAGCTGTTCTCAGGCGAATTGTAA
- a CDS encoding benzoate/H(+) symporter BenE family transporter, with protein MHKQQMYRDVSLSTVMAGFLAVLVSYSGPMIIFFQAANSADVSNAMLTSWVWAVSIGAGISGILLSLWLKVPVVTAWSAPGTALLITLFPGITLNEAVGAYISAAVILFAIGISGYFDRLLAVIPRGIASAMMAGILFQFGVGIFHAVEVSPALAFGMIAAYLVLKRLFPRYCLVLLLAVGVALAVVFEDASLEGVSLSLAIPQFITPEWSWSSTLSLALPLVLVSLSGQFMPGMTILHTSGYNTPARPILVGTGILSVLVAFFGGITIVLASITAALCTSKDAHENPDKRYMAGVANGVFYLIGGCLAGTIVLLFTALPATFIAVLAGLALVGAIGNNLMGAVNAEDHREASLLTFLATASGMSFAGLGSAFWGVVIGAVTYLVLHKPWQRQMITAKQAVAESPKLKSSSRP; from the coding sequence ATGCACAAACAACAGATGTACAGAGACGTATCCCTGTCTACCGTGATGGCGGGATTTCTGGCGGTGCTGGTGTCTTATTCCGGCCCGATGATCATCTTTTTCCAGGCCGCCAACAGTGCCGATGTGTCCAATGCCATGCTGACCTCCTGGGTATGGGCGGTTTCCATTGGCGCGGGCATATCCGGCATTCTGCTCAGCCTGTGGCTCAAGGTTCCCGTGGTCACGGCATGGTCGGCTCCTGGAACCGCGCTGTTGATCACGCTGTTTCCGGGGATCACGCTGAATGAGGCGGTAGGTGCCTACATCAGCGCTGCTGTCATCCTGTTCGCGATTGGCATCAGCGGCTATTTCGACCGGCTACTCGCGGTCATTCCGCGGGGCATCGCCAGCGCCATGATGGCCGGTATCCTGTTCCAGTTCGGGGTCGGCATCTTCCATGCGGTTGAGGTCTCGCCAGCGCTGGCCTTTGGCATGATCGCGGCCTACCTGGTGCTCAAGCGCCTGTTTCCGCGTTACTGTCTGGTGCTGTTGCTGGCTGTGGGCGTAGCCCTGGCCGTTGTCTTCGAGGATGCCAGCCTGGAAGGCGTGAGCCTGTCGCTGGCCATACCGCAGTTCATCACCCCGGAATGGAGCTGGTCATCGACATTGAGCCTGGCCTTGCCTCTGGTACTGGTCAGCCTGAGCGGACAGTTCATGCCCGGCATGACCATTCTGCACACCTCCGGCTACAACACTCCGGCCCGCCCGATCCTGGTCGGCACCGGTATTCTGTCTGTGCTGGTAGCCTTCTTCGGAGGCATCACCATTGTGCTGGCCTCGATCACCGCGGCCCTTTGCACCAGCAAGGATGCCCACGAGAACCCCGACAAGCGCTATATGGCTGGCGTCGCCAATGGCGTCTTCTATCTGATCGGTGGTTGCCTGGCCGGTACCATCGTACTGCTGTTCACTGCCCTGCCGGCGACGTTCATCGCCGTGCTTGCCGGCCTGGCGCTGGTTGGCGCCATCGGCAACAATCTGATGGGCGCCGTCAATGCCGAGGATCATCGTGAAGCCTCACTGTTGACCTTCCTGGCCACCGCTTCGGGAATGTCTTTTGCTGGCCTGGGCTCTGCCTTCTGGGGAGTAGTGATCGGCGCTGTCACCTACCTGGTGCTGCACAAGCCCTGGCAACGCCAGATGATCACCGCCAAGCAAGCGGTTGCCGAGTCGCCAAAGCTCAAGTCTTCAAGCCGCCCATGA
- a CDS encoding DMT family transporter, with translation MASRSPSVPPSTADANPPEPGLDTKGLEAQNLEAQNLETKYDRPLKGIAYMLAAGLLFTMLDSSVKALAQDYSPVQVVWARYLGHMLVLSAYFIWLGKRRGSAMLKTTSLSGQFTRGLLLLGASTFAYLAFRTLPLLQVYVVNFSSPLLVTLLAIPLLKERVNTLQMLAILLGFAGVVICVGPIDWRSQPAILLPFGMTLCFALYQLSTRKFGREDHPLTSLFYAGLAGALVSSAVVPAFWSSIELRHFPLFAAVGIFGAASQLALILAMRYAPASLASPFLYLQIVWAALFGYVFFDDVPRPETWAGAALITLAGIALAVTKRRAPKQASTPHSSASHSSASHSNDS, from the coding sequence ATGGCGTCCCGATCCCCCTCCGTGCCCCCATCCACTGCCGATGCCAATCCGCCGGAACCGGGCCTGGATACCAAGGGCCTGGAAGCCCAGAACTTGGAAGCGCAGAACCTGGAGACAAAGTACGACCGTCCGCTGAAGGGCATTGCCTATATGCTGGCGGCGGGGCTGCTGTTCACCATGCTCGATTCCAGCGTCAAGGCGCTGGCACAGGACTACTCTCCCGTGCAGGTGGTGTGGGCGCGCTATCTCGGCCACATGCTGGTACTGAGCGCCTATTTCATCTGGCTGGGCAAGCGCCGTGGCAGTGCCATGCTGAAGACGACTTCGCTGAGCGGCCAGTTCACCCGAGGGCTGTTGTTGCTTGGCGCCAGCACCTTCGCTTACCTGGCCTTTCGCACACTGCCATTGCTGCAGGTCTATGTGGTCAACTTCAGCTCACCGCTGCTGGTGACACTGCTGGCCATTCCGCTGCTCAAGGAAAGGGTCAATACCCTGCAGATGCTGGCCATTCTGCTGGGCTTCGCTGGCGTGGTGATCTGCGTCGGACCGATCGACTGGCGTTCCCAGCCGGCCATTCTGCTGCCCTTCGGCATGACCCTGTGCTTCGCCCTGTACCAGCTGAGCACGCGCAAGTTCGGTCGTGAAGATCATCCACTGACGTCACTGTTCTATGCGGGACTGGCCGGGGCACTGGTCAGCAGCGCCGTGGTACCGGCGTTCTGGTCGAGCATCGAGTTACGCCACTTCCCCTTGTTCGCTGCGGTAGGCATCTTCGGTGCAGCCAGCCAACTGGCTCTGATTCTGGCCATGCGTTATGCCCCGGCCTCGCTGGCTTCGCCTTTCCTCTATCTGCAGATTGTGTGGGCGGCGCTATTCGGCTACGTGTTCTTCGATGATGTGCCGCGCCCTGAAACCTGGGCCGGTGCTGCGTTGATCACCCTGGCGGGCATTGCCCTGGCCGTCACCAAGAGGCGCGCTCCCAAGCAGGCCAGCACGCCTCACTCCAGCGCTTCTCATTCCAGCGCTTCTCACTCCAACGACTCATAG
- the pobA gene encoding 4-hydroxybenzoate 3-monooxygenase, whose amino-acid sequence MTPHSSTPSRHKTQVAIIGAGPSGLLLGQLLQRQGIDNIIVERKSGEYVLSRIRAGVLEQGMVDLLHEAGVAERMEAEGLPHSGVELAFDNRRVRVDLETLTGGKTVMVYGQTEVTRDLMEARDTSGGTTIYEADDVQPHDLETESPYITYEKDGERYRIDCDYVAGCDGFHGVSRRSIPEHRIKTFERVYPFGWLGLLADTPPVSEELIYARHERGFALCSMRSTHRSRYYLQVSLDEKVEDWSDERFWEELKRRLPQDTARDLVTGPALEKSIAPLRSFVVEPMQYGRLFLVGDAAHIVPPTGAKGLNLAASDVNTLYRLLCKVYQEGRTDLIERYSETCLRRIWKAERFSWWMTSMLHTFSDEDDFNTRMQQAELDYVSRSTAGLTTFAENYVGLPYESLE is encoded by the coding sequence ATGACGCCCCATTCCTCAACGCCCTCACGCCACAAGACTCAAGTCGCCATCATTGGCGCCGGTCCTTCCGGCCTGCTGCTTGGCCAACTGCTGCAGCGCCAGGGTATCGATAACATCATTGTGGAACGCAAGAGCGGCGAATACGTGTTGAGCCGCATTCGTGCCGGTGTGCTGGAGCAGGGCATGGTCGACCTGCTGCACGAAGCGGGCGTAGCAGAGCGCATGGAGGCCGAAGGGCTGCCTCACTCAGGGGTCGAACTGGCCTTCGACAATCGCCGGGTGCGGGTGGATCTGGAGACACTGACGGGAGGCAAGACGGTCATGGTCTATGGCCAGACCGAAGTCACCCGGGACCTGATGGAAGCGCGCGATACCAGCGGCGGCACGACCATCTACGAAGCCGACGATGTACAGCCCCACGACCTGGAAACGGAGTCGCCCTACATCACCTACGAAAAGGATGGTGAGCGCTATCGCATCGACTGCGATTATGTTGCCGGCTGTGACGGCTTCCATGGTGTTTCGCGCCGCTCGATTCCCGAGCATCGCATCAAGACCTTCGAACGTGTGTATCCCTTCGGCTGGCTAGGGTTGCTGGCGGATACCCCGCCGGTGTCCGAGGAACTGATCTATGCGCGGCATGAGCGCGGCTTTGCCCTGTGCAGCATGCGCTCTACCCATCGCAGCCGCTATTACCTTCAGGTGTCACTGGATGAGAAAGTGGAGGACTGGTCAGACGAGCGCTTCTGGGAGGAACTCAAGCGTCGTTTGCCGCAGGACACAGCCCGCGACCTGGTCACGGGGCCTGCGCTGGAGAAGAGCATCGCTCCGCTGCGCAGCTTTGTGGTCGAGCCCATGCAATACGGCCGCCTGTTCCTGGTCGGCGATGCAGCGCATATCGTGCCGCCCACCGGAGCCAAGGGGCTGAATCTCGCCGCCAGTGACGTCAATACGCTCTATCGCCTGCTGTGCAAGGTGTATCAGGAAGGTCGTACCGACCTGATCGAGCGCTACTCCGAGACCTGTCTGCGGCGCATCTGGAAGGCCGAGCGCTTCTCCTGGTGGATGACATCCATGCTGCATACCTTCTCTGACGAAGATGATTTCAATACACGCATGCAGCAGGCTGAGCTGGACTACGTAAGCCGTTCCACCGCTGGCCTTACCACCTTCGCTGAAAACTACGTTGGCCTGCCCTATGAGTCGTTGGAGTGA
- a CDS encoding helix-turn-helix domain-containing protein, translating into MAMTPHTALADDALADNALADDSAVPVFKLYGETRPWPTPDLLHCESIPERSQLHNWHIRPHRHADLFHILHVASGSVTLELEGTAHTANGPLVIVVPAMTIHGFRFAEDIQGHIITLARPLAERFVHVLERQAKVLERADYLRLEGDNTAQRVMQLVDHIAEEYRHPATGRTSLLESLVLALLVMLSRLGHDAPSARSHGLRADSKGREHLARFQALIEAQYRQQPSIETLASELSLTSAHLNTLCRRLANRSALQMLHERLLLEAKRQLTYTNMTVSQVSDSLGFSEPAYFTRFFKRLTGHSPRAFRLGQEESAH; encoded by the coding sequence ATGGCAATGACTCCTCATACTGCGCTTGCTGACGACGCGCTTGCCGACAATGCTCTCGCCGATGACAGCGCTGTTCCGGTTTTCAAGCTATATGGTGAAACGCGGCCCTGGCCTACACCTGACTTGCTGCATTGCGAATCCATTCCCGAGCGCAGCCAGTTGCACAATTGGCATATCCGTCCCCACCGCCATGCCGACCTGTTCCACATCCTGCATGTTGCCAGCGGCAGTGTGACGCTGGAGCTGGAAGGTACCGCTCATACGGCCAATGGCCCGTTGGTCATCGTGGTCCCGGCCATGACCATCCATGGCTTTCGCTTCGCCGAGGATATCCAGGGCCACATCATCACCCTCGCCCGTCCTCTGGCGGAACGCTTCGTACATGTCCTTGAGCGGCAGGCCAAGGTCCTGGAACGTGCCGATTACCTGCGTCTGGAAGGAGACAACACTGCCCAGCGCGTCATGCAGCTGGTCGATCATATCGCGGAGGAATATCGCCACCCGGCAACGGGACGTACCAGCCTGCTGGAATCACTGGTGCTGGCATTGCTGGTGATGCTGTCGCGGCTCGGACACGATGCACCCAGTGCACGCTCCCATGGACTTCGGGCCGACAGCAAAGGACGTGAACATCTGGCCAGGTTCCAGGCGTTGATTGAAGCGCAGTATCGCCAGCAGCCCAGTATCGAGACCCTGGCCAGCGAGCTGAGCCTGACCAGCGCTCACCTCAATACCCTATGCCGACGCCTGGCCAACCGCAGCGCCCTGCAAATGCTGCATGAACGCCTGCTGCTCGAAGCCAAGCGCCAGCTCACCTACACCAACATGACCGTCAGCCAGGTTTCCGACTCGCTCGGTTTCTCTGAACCCGCTTACTTCACGCGCTTCTTCAAGCGACTCACCGGGCACTCTCCCCGGGCCTTTCGGCTAGGTCAGGAGGAGAGCGCGCATTGA
- a CDS encoding TRAP transporter large permease, with product MSSEMIGAIGLGCLLLLMALRVPVALTMLLVGVVGFAQIVGWGAAIAQLKTVPVEVLSNYSFSAVPMFILMGVLAAHSGMAGKLFHSTRVICGGWKGGLAIASVGSCGIFSAISGSSLATASTMTRVALPEMERYGYHRGLATGTLAAGGTLGIMIPPSIALLIYAILTEQSVGDMFMAGLIPGLMGLVMYALTVSVVMRLKPSLAVAGEPTAWSEKFRSLGGLVPFFAVFLVMILGIYQGVFTPTEGASVGAFATLLYALAKGMRMAGLWQSVQETLALSAVVFFMLVGAETLGYFISVSRISFSISDLLYAAELSPMLVVLCILLLYFLLGMFMDSIAMLVITVPVVYPIIQFLGIDPVWFGIITVLTVELGLITPPVGMNVFVIKAMAPHVGLGEIFRGVAPFIVSDFIRLALLILFPVLTTFLLL from the coding sequence ATGAGCAGCGAGATGATCGGCGCCATTGGCCTTGGATGCCTGCTTCTGTTGATGGCCCTGCGTGTGCCGGTGGCGCTGACCATGTTGCTGGTCGGGGTGGTCGGCTTTGCTCAGATAGTCGGCTGGGGTGCGGCCATCGCTCAGCTCAAGACCGTACCGGTAGAGGTACTGTCCAACTACAGCTTCAGCGCCGTGCCCATGTTCATCCTGATGGGCGTGCTGGCCGCGCATTCGGGCATGGCCGGCAAGCTGTTCCATTCCACCCGGGTGATCTGCGGTGGCTGGAAGGGCGGGCTGGCGATTGCCTCGGTCGGCTCCTGCGGCATCTTCTCGGCGATTTCCGGCTCGTCCCTGGCCACCGCCAGTACCATGACCCGTGTCGCCCTGCCGGAGATGGAGCGCTACGGCTATCACCGTGGTCTGGCGACCGGCACGCTGGCGGCGGGTGGCACCCTGGGGATCATGATTCCGCCTTCCATCGCCTTGCTGATCTACGCCATTCTCACCGAGCAATCCGTCGGTGACATGTTCATGGCCGGTTTGATTCCAGGGCTGATGGGGTTGGTGATGTATGCCCTGACGGTCAGCGTGGTGATGCGCCTGAAACCATCGCTGGCAGTGGCGGGCGAGCCGACGGCGTGGAGCGAGAAGTTCCGTTCCCTGGGTGGGCTGGTGCCATTCTTTGCCGTATTTCTGGTGATGATTCTGGGCATTTACCAGGGCGTATTCACGCCTACGGAAGGCGCCAGTGTCGGGGCCTTTGCCACACTGTTGTATGCCCTGGCCAAGGGTATGCGCATGGCCGGGCTATGGCAGAGCGTGCAGGAAACCTTGGCCCTGTCGGCGGTGGTGTTCTTCATGCTGGTGGGGGCCGAGACGCTGGGCTATTTCATCTCGGTGTCGCGGATTTCCTTCTCGATCAGCGACCTGCTCTATGCCGCCGAGCTGTCACCGATGCTGGTGGTGCTGTGCATCCTGTTGCTGTACTTCCTGCTCGGCATGTTCATGGATTCCATCGCCATGCTGGTGATCACGGTGCCGGTGGTGTACCCGATCATCCAGTTCCTGGGCATCGATCCGGTGTGGTTCGGCATCATCACCGTGCTGACCGTGGAGCTGGGCCTGATCACCCCGCCAGTGGGCATGAACGTGTTCGTGATCAAGGCCATGGCCCCGCATGTTGGCCTGGGTGAGATCTTCCGCGGTGTAGCACCGTTCATTGTCTCGGATTTCATCCGCCTGGCACTGCTGATTCTCTTCCCCGTATTGACCACGTTCCTGTTGTTATAG
- a CDS encoding TRAP transporter small permease translates to MQTFLERASHWLALSCRLVAGVALVALLAVTIADVSTRYLYRLTEGTIALRVSGSVELVSYLMLYALLAAMAANVEKSQVVVEVFSHGLPDRLKHRLHGVYLLGFAALGAILFFGLLESAMAATQHGEITQDLRLPMGPIYLVAALLSLLLGVRSLLHALLGMLFAAEVEVSHGD, encoded by the coding sequence ATGCAGACCTTTCTGGAACGGGCCAGCCATTGGCTGGCCCTGTCGTGTCGGCTGGTGGCTGGCGTGGCCCTGGTGGCCCTGCTGGCGGTGACGATCGCCGATGTCAGCACGCGTTATCTGTATCGACTGACCGAAGGCACCATTGCCTTGCGCGTGAGCGGCAGCGTCGAGCTGGTCAGCTACCTGATGCTGTATGCCTTGCTGGCGGCCATGGCGGCCAATGTGGAAAAGAGCCAAGTGGTGGTGGAAGTGTTCTCCCACGGTTTGCCCGACAGGCTCAAGCATCGCCTGCATGGCGTCTATCTGCTGGGCTTTGCTGCCCTGGGGGCGATTCTGTTCTTCGGCCTGCTCGAATCGGCCATGGCGGCTACCCAGCATGGTGAAATTACCCAGGACCTGCGTTTGCCGATGGGGCCCATCTATCTGGTCGCCGCGCTGCTCAGCCTGCTGCTGGGAGTGCGCAGCCTGCTCCACGCTTTGCTGGGCATGCTGTTCGCTGCCGAGGTGGAGGTGTCGCATGGGGATTGA
- a CDS encoding TRAP transporter substrate-binding protein produces the protein MKRTLTRCLLVASIAGLTITAAQAATTLRMAHFWPGASGVNQDIFEAWAKTIEEESGGELRVQMFPSGTLAKPDAIYDAASKGIADIGATAQGYTAGRFPLSQIVELPGVASSASQGACVLQSLYDDGYLDDEYADTHPLFMFTTGPGGIHTIDTDVQKPSDLEGLRIRRPTAVAGDILENMGASPVGMPAPDIYTAMQRGVIDGLSFPWEGLKGFRINELVNYHTEVPFYTLIFVATMNQRVYDSLSEEQKAVIDANSGMKWAEKAGGVFDQLDVEGKQEAEDAGHTIREVKNPLQDPDWQKPLQDGIDGYLAELEERGIDNAHDVYQAALDASEACSVTQETVTQETAPQATATQE, from the coding sequence ATGAAACGTACCTTGACCCGTTGCCTGCTGGTGGCTTCCATTGCCGGCCTGACCATCACCGCTGCTCAAGCGGCGACCACTTTGCGCATGGCTCACTTCTGGCCGGGCGCATCCGGAGTCAATCAGGACATCTTCGAAGCCTGGGCCAAGACCATCGAGGAAGAGTCCGGTGGCGAGCTGCGGGTGCAGATGTTCCCTTCCGGCACCCTGGCCAAGCCAGATGCCATCTACGACGCGGCATCCAAGGGAATTGCGGACATCGGCGCGACGGCCCAGGGCTATACGGCGGGGCGTTTCCCTCTATCGCAGATTGTCGAACTGCCCGGTGTCGCGAGCAGTGCCAGCCAGGGTGCCTGCGTGCTGCAGAGCCTGTATGACGATGGCTATCTGGACGATGAATATGCCGATACCCATCCGTTGTTCATGTTCACCACCGGCCCAGGCGGGATACATACCATCGATACCGATGTCCAGAAACCTTCCGACCTGGAAGGCCTGCGCATTCGCCGCCCGACCGCAGTGGCCGGGGATATCCTCGAAAACATGGGCGCGAGCCCGGTGGGCATGCCGGCGCCGGATATCTACACCGCCATGCAACGTGGCGTGATCGATGGACTGAGTTTCCCCTGGGAAGGCCTGAAAGGCTTCCGCATCAATGAGCTGGTCAACTATCACACCGAGGTGCCGTTCTATACGCTGATCTTCGTTGCCACCATGAATCAGCGCGTCTATGACAGCCTGAGCGAAGAACAGAAGGCGGTGATCGACGCCAACTCCGGCATGAAGTGGGCAGAAAAGGCCGGTGGCGTCTTCGATCAGCTGGATGTGGAAGGCAAGCAGGAAGCCGAGGACGCTGGTCATACCATTCGTGAGGTGAAAAATCCGCTGCAGGATCCGGATTGGCAGAAGCCGCTGCAGGATGGCATTGACGGCTATCTCGCTGAGTTGGAAGAACGTGGCATCGATAACGCTCACGATGTTTACCAGGCAGCGCTGGATGCCAGCGAAGCCTGTTCTGTCACACAAGAAACGGTCACACAAGAAACGGCCCCACAAGCGACGGCCACACAAGAGTAA
- the salA gene encoding salicylate 1-monooxygenase produces MLSRSDNKRLSIAIVGGGIGGVALAVGLSRDPGLEVHLFEAVQQFSEIGAGVSFGPNAVRSICLLGLEDAYRSIADSTPPPSEDVWFEWRRWHDDEYLSASLAPGCGQSSVHRADFLDAIVQHLPQGTAHFGKRCITIEQDDDGVTLHFEDGSDFHCDALIGFDGIKSAVREHVLPASQYGDLGPQWSGTYAYRGMIDSDTLASAMQAKGADSRLAVVPQMYLGPDRHILTFPVKHSSLINVVAFITDRSTPNPRLPEGEAWVTGVSQEQMLADFEGWGPASQAILEGIPQPTRWALHDLPQLPHYCRHRVLLAGDAAHAMLPHQGSGAGQALEDAVVLAELLTDADCDREPNVVQRKAGDVYEYAGQDTGRDEHRIKSDLESRFDWIWQHDPLDDVAHAKGQLGWC; encoded by the coding sequence ATGCTATCCCGTTCGGATAACAAACGTCTTTCCATCGCCATTGTCGGCGGCGGCATCGGTGGCGTGGCGCTGGCTGTCGGTCTGTCCCGAGACCCTGGGTTGGAGGTACACCTGTTCGAGGCCGTTCAGCAGTTCTCCGAGATTGGTGCCGGTGTTTCCTTCGGCCCCAATGCGGTACGCAGTATCTGCCTGCTGGGCCTGGAAGACGCTTATCGCAGTATTGCTGACTCGACCCCACCGCCTAGCGAGGATGTCTGGTTCGAGTGGAGGCGCTGGCATGATGATGAATACTTGAGCGCTTCGCTGGCGCCCGGGTGTGGGCAGTCTTCCGTGCATCGGGCCGATTTTCTCGATGCCATTGTGCAGCATCTGCCGCAGGGCACGGCTCACTTCGGCAAGCGTTGTATCACCATCGAGCAGGATGATGATGGCGTCACCCTGCATTTCGAGGATGGCAGTGACTTTCATTGCGATGCTCTGATCGGTTTCGATGGCATCAAGTCAGCTGTTCGCGAGCATGTCCTGCCTGCCTCGCAATATGGCGATCTGGGTCCACAGTGGAGCGGTACCTATGCCTATCGGGGCATGATCGACAGCGATACCTTGGCGTCTGCCATGCAGGCCAAGGGGGCCGATTCCCGCTTGGCCGTGGTGCCGCAGATGTATCTTGGCCCTGATCGCCACATCCTGACCTTCCCGGTGAAGCATTCCTCCCTGATCAATGTGGTGGCGTTCATTACTGACCGTTCGACGCCGAATCCCCGGTTGCCGGAAGGAGAAGCGTGGGTCACTGGTGTGAGCCAGGAGCAGATGCTGGCTGACTTCGAAGGTTGGGGGCCGGCTTCACAGGCGATTCTTGAAGGCATTCCACAGCCGACGCGCTGGGCCCTGCATGACTTGCCGCAACTGCCTCATTACTGCCGTCATCGGGTGTTGCTGGCTGGTGATGCTGCACATGCCATGTTGCCGCATCAGGGTTCAGGGGCCGGTCAGGCATTGGAAGATGCCGTCGTGCTGGCTGAGCTGCTGACGGATGCTGATTGTGATCGAGAGCCGAATGTGGTGCAGCGTAAGGCCGGTGATGTCTATGAATATGCCGGGCAGGACACTGGCCGAGATGAACACAGGATCAAGTCCGATCTGGAATCCCGTTTTGATTGGATCTGGCAGCACGATCCTCTCGATGATGTCGCCCACGCAAAAGGGCAACTTGGTTGGTGCTAG
- a CDS encoding LysR family transcriptional regulator, which yields MLKLSDIDLNLLVVFDLLYQERNTRRVAERLSITQPAVSHALKRLRTLFGDELFERTSTGLAPTPGADRLYGPVSEALVQLQETINLSDDFEPAISQRTFQLSMTDIGEIVFLPRLMQKLAVVAPGIRLSTVRSHNDDLKRDMEEGRVDLAIGLIPQLGAGFYQQRLFIQRYVCLMRQGHPLARDSFDLDAFNAAQHAVVIARSTGHGQVEDGLAKAGITRPVCLEVPHFAAVPYLIRDTDMVVTVTSKLFEATGEIFGLCAFDHPLDLPEITINLFWHRRFHQDAGNRWLRGLIFDMFAE from the coding sequence ATGCTCAAACTTTCCGACATCGACCTGAACCTGCTGGTGGTCTTTGATCTGCTCTATCAGGAACGCAACACTCGCCGTGTTGCCGAGCGCCTCAGCATCACCCAACCCGCTGTGAGTCACGCGCTGAAACGGCTCCGTACTCTGTTCGGCGATGAACTGTTCGAACGAACCTCTACGGGACTGGCACCCACTCCCGGGGCCGATCGGCTGTATGGTCCGGTCAGTGAGGCGCTAGTGCAGCTTCAAGAGACCATCAATCTGAGTGACGATTTCGAACCAGCCATCAGTCAACGTACCTTTCAGCTATCCATGACGGATATCGGCGAGATTGTTTTCCTGCCCCGTCTGATGCAGAAATTGGCCGTGGTCGCGCCAGGTATTCGCCTGAGCACGGTGCGCAGTCATAACGATGATCTCAAGCGCGACATGGAAGAAGGTCGCGTCGATCTGGCCATCGGTCTGATACCTCAGCTTGGTGCCGGCTTCTATCAACAACGGTTATTCATCCAGCGTTATGTATGCCTGATGCGACAAGGGCATCCTCTCGCTAGAGACAGCTTTGATCTTGATGCCTTCAATGCCGCTCAACATGCGGTAGTCATCGCCAGGAGTACCGGACACGGCCAGGTGGAAGACGGATTGGCAAAGGCAGGTATCACACGGCCCGTGTGCCTGGAAGTGCCCCATTTTGCTGCCGTGCCCTATCTGATCCGTGATACCGACATGGTGGTAACCGTGACCAGCAAGCTGTTCGAGGCAACAGGCGAAATATTCGGCCTGTGCGCATTTGACCACCCGTTGGATCTGCCCGAGATCACCATCAACCTGTTCTGGCATCGGCGCTTCCATCAGGATGCCGGCAACCGCTGGCTGCGTGGTCTGATCTTCGACATGTTTGCCGAATGA